AACTTCCACGTACCAGCTGAAGTTCGCGATCACTTTGCACAAGTGAAAGATCGTGGTATCTCTGCTAACAAAGCTTGGGACGAGAAATTTGCCGAGTACAAAAAAGCTTTCCCTGAGCTGGCAGCTCAATTCGAAACAGCGATTAACGGCGACCTTCCAGAAGGTTGGGACCGTGACCTTCCTAAATATGCAGCAACAGACAAAGCTCTTTCCACTCGTGTAGCATCCGGTAACGCTCTGAACGGTCTGGCGCACAACGTGCCACAACTGACAGGTGGATCTGCTGACTTGGAAAGCTCCACAATGACTCACTTGAACAACCTGGAGAACTTCACACCTGAAGATTACTCCGGCCGTAACATCTACTTCGGTATCCGTGAATTCGGTATGGCTGGAGCAATGAACGGTATGGCACTACACAGCGGTGTAAAAGTATTCGGAGGTACATTCTTCGTATTTACCGATTACCTGCGTCCGGCTGTTCGTCTGGCTGCCCTGATGGGATTGCCTGTAACGTATGTTCTGACTCACGACAGTATCGCTGTTGGTGAAGATGGTCCTACGCACGAACCGATCGAGCAATTGGCATCCCTGCGTATCATTCCTAACCTGACGGTTATTCGTCCGGCTGATGGTAATGAAACTTCGGCTGCTTGGGCTTACGCGCTTGAGAACAAGAGCAACCCGGTTGCACTCGTACTCACTCGTCAAAACCTGCCGATCCTGGAAGGTACGGTTGAAGGTTCACGTGAGAACGTGAAACGTGGTGCTTATGTTGTCTCTGATGCAAAAGATGGCAAAGCGGTAGCACAAATTATCGCTACAGGTTCTGAAGTGCAATTGGCTGTTAAAGCTCAAGCAGCACTTGCAGAACAAGGCATCCAAGTTCGCGTAATCAGCATGCCAAGCTGGGATCTGTTCGAGAAACAAGACAAAGCTTACAAAGAGTCCGTTCTTCTTCCGGATGTTAAAGCTCGTCTTGCGATTGAAATGGCTTATCCAATGGGCTGGGAGAAATATGTTGGAGATCAAGGTGACATTCTCGGAATCAGCACATTTGGTGCATCCGCGCCTGGCGACCGTGTTATCCAAGAGTATGGCTTTACGGTGGATAACGTGGTTAGCCGCGTAAAAGCATTGCTGTAATAGAGGTTGTTCAAAAAGTCTGCTTTTGATTACGAAGGATGCCTCACGGCATCATCAGCGTCGAAGATGGGATTCAGCCGAAATAAGCGGGAGGCTTACGAAGAATGTTTCCTTCGGAAACATTGTAGTTGCTCACGTAGTTTTCCCTACGCTCCGCTACTCCATTTCTAGCTTCATACCATCTTCTCGATACTGAAAACCTGACTTTTTGAACACGCACTTATAGCTTCATAAGCGCTGCTATGGTTGGGAGGGCATCATGCTGTCCTGATCCATGGCAGTAAGTTATTTCCGCAGAGATGGGCGGTGATTCGTTCGTTATCGCCCTGATCTGTTTTGCCTTTTGTTTTCATTAACTTCAGGGGAGCGGGTACGCATGTCACAATTCGATCAAGTCAGTGTAGTGAAAGAGGCCAACATTTATTATGATGGTCAGGTAACCAGCAGAACGGTTATTTTGGGGGATGGCAGCAAAGTGACTCTGGGCATCATGCTTCCAGGCAGTTATGAGTTCGGTACGGATTCCCGTGAAATTATGGAGATTCTGTCCGGAGATCTGAAAGTATTGCTTCCCGGAGAAGAAGAGTGGCAAGAGATTCAAGGTCAAGCTACGTTCCACGTGCCTGCCGAATCCAAATTTAAACTGGAGATACGCAGCGTTACTGACTACGTCTGCTCGTACCCGGCGGAATAACATAAGAAGGGTAAGCAGAACCGCAACGCGCGGATTCGGTTTACCCTTTTTGCTTCTTGAATTCTAACGACAAAGTTCGAGCTGCAAGCTTGTCAGCCCCGTGGATTTGAAGTATCCTTAAGGCAAGTTGTTTAGAATGGAATACGGACATAATATAAGAGGTTGTTCAAAAAGTCCGCTTTTGATTACAAAGTTTGAACACGCACTATAACCGAAATCAGGAGGTTTTTGAGATCATGGCAAAAAAAGTGACATTTGACTATAGCACGGCATTGCAATTTGTAAATCAGCACGAAGTGGATTATTTCGCAGAACCGATTCGTCTGGCTCATGAGCAGCTTCACAACGGAACAGGAACAGGCTCCGATTATCTGGGCTGGATTGACCTGCCAACAGCTTATGACAAAGAAGAGTTCGCTCGCATTCAAAAAGCGGCTGCCAAAATCCAAAGCGACTCCGAAGTGCTGATTGTTATCGGTATCGGTGGATCATACCTGGGTGCACGTGCAGCGATTGAAATGCTGACTCACTCGTTCTATAACAATCTGCCAAAAGACAAACGCAAAACGCCTGAAATCTATTTTGCAGGAAACAATATCAGTTCCACATATGTAACTCATTTGCTGGATCTGGTTGAAGGCAAAGATTTCTCCGTCAACGTTATCTCCAAATCCGGTACAACAACAGAGCCGGCAATTGCATTCCGTATTTTCCGTGCAGCACTGGAAGAGAAATATGGTAAAGAAGAAGCACGCAAACGCATCTATGCTACAACAGACAAAGCACGTGGTGCATTGAAAGAACTCGCAAATGCAGAAGGATACGAATCTTTCATTATTCCTGATGATGTAGGTGGACGTTACTCCGTTCTGACGGCTGTAGGTTTGCTGCCAATCGCAGCAGCGGGTATCAGCATCGAAGAAATGATGCAAGGTGCGGCTGACGCATCCAAAGAATACAGCAACCCGAACGTAGCTGAGAATGAAGCATATCAATATGCTGCTGTTCGTAACGCACTGTATCGCAAAGGCAAAGGCACTGAGATCCTTGTAAACTATGAGCCATCCCTGCACTTCGTATCCGAGTGGTGGAAACAACTGTTTGGAGAGAGTGAAGGTAAGGACTACAAAGGGATCTATCCTGCATCCGTTGATTTCTCTACAGACTTGCACTCCATGGGTCAATTCATCCAGGAAGGTAGCCGGAATATCTTCGAAACTGTTATCCAGGTTACTGAAGTTGCTGAGCATATCTCAATCAAATCCGATCCGGACGATCTGGATGGTTTGAACTTCCTTGAAGGCAAAACTATGGACTTTGTTAACAAAAAAGCGTTCCAAGGAACACTGCTTGCACATACGGATGGTCAAGTACCAAACCTGATTGTGAACATTCCAGATATGACTCCATATTCTTTCGGATATCTGGTATACTTCT
This Paenibacillus xylanexedens DNA region includes the following protein-coding sequences:
- the tkt gene encoding transketolase — encoded protein: MTDKNEAIQKDENTTIDNLSITTVRTLAIDAIEKANSGHPGMPMGSAPMGYQLFAKTMTHNPDHPTWVNRDRFVLSAGHGSMLLYSLLHLSGYDLPMEELKQFRQWGSKTPGHPEFGHTAGVDATTGPLGQGIAMAVGMAMAEAQLGATYNKDKFNVVDHYTYAICGDGDLMEGVSHESASLAGRLHLGKLIMLFDSNDITLDGKLDLSSSESIAKRFEAYGWQVLRVEDGNDLPAIEKAIQEGQADTLRPTLIEVKTVIGYGSPNKQGKGGHGGTHGSPLGADEAKLTKEYYKWVYEENFHVPAEVRDHFAQVKDRGISANKAWDEKFAEYKKAFPELAAQFETAINGDLPEGWDRDLPKYAATDKALSTRVASGNALNGLAHNVPQLTGGSADLESSTMTHLNNLENFTPEDYSGRNIYFGIREFGMAGAMNGMALHSGVKVFGGTFFVFTDYLRPAVRLAALMGLPVTYVLTHDSIAVGEDGPTHEPIEQLASLRIIPNLTVIRPADGNETSAAWAYALENKSNPVALVLTRQNLPILEGTVEGSRENVKRGAYVVSDAKDGKAVAQIIATGSEVQLAVKAQAALAEQGIQVRVISMPSWDLFEKQDKAYKESVLLPDVKARLAIEMAYPMGWEKYVGDQGDILGISTFGASAPGDRVIQEYGFTVDNVVSRVKALL
- a CDS encoding pyrimidine/purine nucleoside phosphorylase, which encodes MSQFDQVSVVKEANIYYDGQVTSRTVILGDGSKVTLGIMLPGSYEFGTDSREIMEILSGDLKVLLPGEEEWQEIQGQATFHVPAESKFKLEIRSVTDYVCSYPAE
- a CDS encoding glucose-6-phosphate isomerase — translated: MAKKVTFDYSTALQFVNQHEVDYFAEPIRLAHEQLHNGTGTGSDYLGWIDLPTAYDKEEFARIQKAAAKIQSDSEVLIVIGIGGSYLGARAAIEMLTHSFYNNLPKDKRKTPEIYFAGNNISSTYVTHLLDLVEGKDFSVNVISKSGTTTEPAIAFRIFRAALEEKYGKEEARKRIYATTDKARGALKELANAEGYESFIIPDDVGGRYSVLTAVGLLPIAAAGISIEEMMQGAADASKEYSNPNVAENEAYQYAAVRNALYRKGKGTEILVNYEPSLHFVSEWWKQLFGESEGKDYKGIYPASVDFSTDLHSMGQFIQEGSRNIFETVIQVTEVAEHISIKSDPDDLDGLNFLEGKTMDFVNKKAFQGTLLAHTDGQVPNLIVNIPDMTPYSFGYLVYFFEKACGISGYLLGVNPFDQPGVEAYKKNMFALLGKPGFEEEKAALEARLSE